A window of Belonocnema kinseyi isolate 2016_QV_RU_SX_M_011 chromosome 9, B_treatae_v1, whole genome shotgun sequence contains these coding sequences:
- the LOC117179568 gene encoding uncharacterized protein LOC117179568 isoform X1, which produces MYEGDEFSEDEELPEDEEEILVYVEFPNCVENNMFSNERLKLDMIGIDTENPIMQVNGKFYEGTYEDAIGTYMFFEKDKNATVDDPVFEVAPTLKYMTKTRKVLKMQRVFVTPRTEVLGDSEHSDCIPNFETIKQAGVPPKYQEEALAFWAGARGERINALNTYLEKQRLRKEKKAQGIELNSDSDEENPLIFGSVNPEENPRVSESNSNPEMNEFERFLRNTAERPTENYEDQEAGQSSQDQHIFPGPSTSREGISPGKGIPRNRGVVKVLKPARKKNHSKYQRESMKRKRIKPKTEMEASTDNLLREISSILSDSEQTPQETDTSGVLYEDFQPLEDVTESEVEEAEVITDEIQDEQSGHFLSDEYSSMAKRLQKKARREAKMKELAEELKKMSGLSHQDEEEGQEEELII; this is translated from the exons ATGTACGAAGGTGATGAATTTTCTGAAGATGAGGAATTGCCAGAGGATGAAGAAGAAATTTTGGTTTACGTAGAATTTCCAAATTGCGTCGAGAACAATATGTTTAGCAATGAAAGACTCAAACTTGATATGATTGGAATTGATACAGAAAATCCGATTATGCAGGTTAATGGAAAG TTTTACGAGGGAACGTACGAAGATGCAATCGGAACCTATATGTtttttgaaaaggataaaaatgcCACAGTCGATGATCCTGTATTCGAAGTGGCTCCGACTCTTAAATATATGACAAAAACGagaaaggttttaaaaatgcaaagagtTTTTGTCACACCCAGAACAGAAGTTTTAGGAGATTCCGAACACAGTGATTGTATACCAAATTTTGAGACTATCAAACAAGCTGGAGTTCCTCCAAAATATCAAGAAGAAG CTTTGGCTTTTTGGGCGGGCGCTCGCGGCGAAAGAATCAACGCACTAAATACCTATCTCGAAAAACAACGGCTCCGTAAGGAGAAAAAAGCTCAAGGCATCGAGCTAAATTCCGATTCCGACGAGGAAAATCCCTTAATTTTCGGCTCAGTGAACCCAGAAGAAAACCCAAGGGTCTCGGAGAGTAACAGCAATCCGGAAATGAACGAGTTTGAACGATTTTTGAGAAACACTGCCGAAAGACCTACGGAAAATTACGAGGATCAAGAAGCCGGACAATCCTCTCAAGACCAGCACATATTTCCCGGACCTTCCACTTCCCGAGAAGGCATCAGTCCCGGAAAAGGCATTCCCCGGAATAGAGGCGTCGTAAAAGTGCTAAAACCGGCTCGcaaaaaaaatcattccaaatatCAAAGGGAGAGTATGAAACGGAAACGGATAAAGCCGAAAACGGAAATGGAAGCTTCTACCGACAATTTGTTGCGAGAAATATCGAGTATTTTGTCAGACTCTGAACAAACGCCCCAGGAAACTGATACTTCCGGTGTGCTCTATGAAGATTTCCAACCTCTGGAAGATGTGACCGAATCGGAGGTCGAAGAAGCGGAAGTGATTACGGACGAAATCCAGGATGAGCAGTCGGGGCATTTTTTGAGCGACGAGTATTCTTCGATGGCAAAAAGACTGCAGAAGAAGGCGAGACGCGAGGCGAAAATGAAGGAATTAGCTGaggaattgaaaaagatgagTGGACTTTCTCATCAGGATGAAGAGGAGGGACAGGAGGAAGAACTAATtatctaa
- the LOC117179568 gene encoding uncharacterized protein LOC117179568 isoform X2, translating into MFFEKDKNATVDDPVFEVAPTLKYMTKTRKVLKMQRVFVTPRTEVLGDSEHSDCIPNFETIKQAGVPPKYQEEALAFWAGARGERINALNTYLEKQRLRKEKKAQGIELNSDSDEENPLIFGSVNPEENPRVSESNSNPEMNEFERFLRNTAERPTENYEDQEAGQSSQDQHIFPGPSTSREGISPGKGIPRNRGVVKVLKPARKKNHSKYQRESMKRKRIKPKTEMEASTDNLLREISSILSDSEQTPQETDTSGVLYEDFQPLEDVTESEVEEAEVITDEIQDEQSGHFLSDEYSSMAKRLQKKARREAKMKELAEELKKMSGLSHQDEEEGQEEELII; encoded by the exons ATGTtttttgaaaaggataaaaatgcCACAGTCGATGATCCTGTATTCGAAGTGGCTCCGACTCTTAAATATATGACAAAAACGagaaaggttttaaaaatgcaaagagtTTTTGTCACACCCAGAACAGAAGTTTTAGGAGATTCCGAACACAGTGATTGTATACCAAATTTTGAGACTATCAAACAAGCTGGAGTTCCTCCAAAATATCAAGAAGAAG CTTTGGCTTTTTGGGCGGGCGCTCGCGGCGAAAGAATCAACGCACTAAATACCTATCTCGAAAAACAACGGCTCCGTAAGGAGAAAAAAGCTCAAGGCATCGAGCTAAATTCCGATTCCGACGAGGAAAATCCCTTAATTTTCGGCTCAGTGAACCCAGAAGAAAACCCAAGGGTCTCGGAGAGTAACAGCAATCCGGAAATGAACGAGTTTGAACGATTTTTGAGAAACACTGCCGAAAGACCTACGGAAAATTACGAGGATCAAGAAGCCGGACAATCCTCTCAAGACCAGCACATATTTCCCGGACCTTCCACTTCCCGAGAAGGCATCAGTCCCGGAAAAGGCATTCCCCGGAATAGAGGCGTCGTAAAAGTGCTAAAACCGGCTCGcaaaaaaaatcattccaaatatCAAAGGGAGAGTATGAAACGGAAACGGATAAAGCCGAAAACGGAAATGGAAGCTTCTACCGACAATTTGTTGCGAGAAATATCGAGTATTTTGTCAGACTCTGAACAAACGCCCCAGGAAACTGATACTTCCGGTGTGCTCTATGAAGATTTCCAACCTCTGGAAGATGTGACCGAATCGGAGGTCGAAGAAGCGGAAGTGATTACGGACGAAATCCAGGATGAGCAGTCGGGGCATTTTTTGAGCGACGAGTATTCTTCGATGGCAAAAAGACTGCAGAAGAAGGCGAGACGCGAGGCGAAAATGAAGGAATTAGCTGaggaattgaaaaagatgagTGGACTTTCTCATCAGGATGAAGAGGAGGGACAGGAGGAAGAACTAATtatctaa